GTGAATTAAACAGATTTAATAAAACgtcagtttgatgttttttacttgcaagaggaaaataaaatctccacctaacaacaaaaatgaagaataacAATAAACTTCATTTATACACCACAGTTCATGCATAAAATCCaacataacataaaaacataaagtgataaaacaatgaaaacaaggaaaataaagTAGAACTGAAAAAACAACGAGACAAAACAGCCGTCAGGTAAAAAAGACGCTTCAGGACAACGTGATGTCAAAGGGAGGTGTCTTTAGATTTTGTTTAAAGGTGTCAACAGATGTAGCCCCCCTCAGACCTTCAGGGAGGCTGGTCCAGAGTTTTGGACTGTAATTAACAAAAGCTGCTTCTCTTTGCCTTTTAGTTCTGGTTCAGAAACAGTCAAGTGGTTTCAGTCAGAGGATCTAAGAGACCTCGTAGGCTCACATGTCTCAACCATGTCGGAGCCCGTCAGTGATTTAAAATCAAAGACTTTCACAGTGAATCAGTGGCAGACCGGTAACCAAAGGTTTCCAGACTGGAGTAATGTGGACTCTCTGGTTTTCATCAGAACAGCTGGAACTGACCAACAGCTTTCTTAGACTTTAGGTGTGAATCAATGATAACAGCGAGGTTTCTGACCTGGTCCTTTAGTGTCAGTAGATTTAGGTGTTcagacagtttctctctctcagctttgaCTCCCATAACAAGGATCTCAGTCTGGTCTTGATTGAACTGTAAGAAGTTCTGAGTCGTCCACCAGCTGATGTCTGAGATACATGGAATGAAACTGACCATagaactgatgatgatgatttctaATAATTTGTCAAGTGGTGACGTACAAAGACTGAACAGAACTGGACCAAAGATAGAGCCCTGCGGGACACCACATGTCAGGTCTGTTTTATTAGAGGACTGATCATCCGTGGACACAAAGAACTGTCGACCAGTTAGATAAGACCTGAACCATTTAAGACCTTTGTCAGAGAGACCAGGTAGTTATACTTGTTGGCCTGGCAACGTGTCTCAGACAGAATTCAAGCTCCCATCAGGCTTCAGTGCACCTGCTGGTCCTTCAAACCAACAAATGCTGGTCTCAGTAAATTCTGCCAAACATTTGATCAGAACTGATTTCAATCTGTGAAAACATGAACTTTCAGTCTGAATGGATCAGACACatctgatgtcacagcaggaagtaACCTGCACTTTAAATAGTTTGTGTCATGTGACTGTGCATTGTGTCAGTGGTCATGTGACCTGGAGGCTAAAATTATCCAAGAGATCTGAGGTCAGGTTTCAGCTGGAGAGACACAGCATGGAGGACTGCCGCTGCGCTGCCACAAGGTGAGAACTGACACGCCTAATACTACAAACAGTACTACTGTGTACTAGAGATGTACTGCACAGATACTTCAACATTACTCAGACGTCCCACAGGTCAACGGCAGCGGTGCTCAAAGATCTGTGACTGAACAGTGAAACCGGCAAGTGTCAAGAGGAAACGACAGAAACAGTTTGCTGTACTTTTAAGTACTTGGatctcattttaatttgaagttTTTAATTTGAAGTTTTTACAGGATGTTGCTGCttggatgtttgtttttgaatctGAGAAGTGATTTTAATGGGTTAGTCCTGAAAGTTTCTATAAATACATGAGATGAATAGATAAGTTCTAACTTAGCttttgttaatataaaatattattaGATTTACTTTTATTACTAACAGTGTCCTCGGAGGGaacatgcagctgcaggtcGGCGGTCAGAGGTCATCCTACCAGTCAACACGtgtgctgtgacatcacacagctgacaggaagtggtcatCATGGTGGGCGTGGTGGCGGGCGGCTCGGTGAGCTCCATCAAAGCTCTGTGGGAGACAAGGATCAGGAGGATCCAGGAGGAgcaaaaggaagaagaggagcagaggaagaggatggcGAGGGGCGGAGCCACAGGCAGGTCAGACACCGCCTCCTGAGCTGAGAGCTGATTCTATTGGTTAAAAGtacaggaaatgtgtgtgtgacacagactGCACCTGATTAAACCTGGACTGTTTTCTATCAACTCAAACGTATGACATCAGAATcaaaatgatgatgtcatcacagacacaaaatgtaagtttttaattttgtagaagttctctcattctctcagtCAGACTGATTTCAACCTCATGTCTGTGTCTTCAATACAGACGTGGACTCAGGAtgtgggaaacagctagtttagcttagcatagattGGAAATAGGGAAACAGCAAACCTGGTTCCATCCAAAGGTTCAACCCTGATTCCACCTGTGATGCTGTgttaaacatcaacaaacagaatgatcacctgctgatcctctctgacatgaactcacctgaaaacagcacaaagtcaatatatttactgtctgagctcatcagcttcagtgatttctgtaaatatctgctgattctggatctgatgcagcaacacgtttcaaacaactaaagactgggaaagatgtggaacgctccaaaaacacctgtttggatcattccacaggtaaacaggctgattggtaacaggtgatagcatcatgattgaaaggctcagtggttcacagcgaggatggagcgagggtcaacactttgtcagcacgtgattggataaagagattaatacctggactcaggaacacttcaggaagctgatgtcaggaaacacagattTGATTGGAAAcgattgattctggttttattgatgttttacagagtCCAGGCTTTGTTGAAATCAGGCTGTAAAAGCTCTTCTGAAGCTCACTGATCAGTTTGACATACTAGGCCTGCTTCAGTTGGTGGTTTTGGTAGCATTTATGTTGAAGATGGGACCCTGGGAGTGAGACTTGTCTGGAAAGGATCAAATACTGTAGCACATACTGTGTCTCtaaccaaacagcagacatcTAAAATGTCACATGTGGACCTACCTATCACGTGCTtccatttcagatttttttatttacatggtATCAGTCTGAACTCAGAAGACTCAAATAACCTGCACTCTGATCCCCACATTAGAACAGACTGAGTCCTGGTCCATTCGTTCTGTAATGTTTCACGTGGTTCACATTCCTGGTTCAGACTGAGCGTTGGTGTTTGGGAGGACCGGGCGGCTCTGGCTCGACtcaaacagaagctgcagacCGTAGACGGACGCCTCATCCTTCGAATCGAACAGGAGGAGTGGAAGGTAACATCCTCCACACAGGAAGTAGATCAGAACTTCAGCTGGATTTGTGCCGAGGCCAGAGTCTTTCTAAGATGCTGCtatcactgaaataaaaaacaaaggccTCATGagccttttgttgttttctactttgacttctttgttatttttatgagtctATTTCAGTGTGAACTGACTCACAACAAACgtggaaaatccataatgatgaGTACATACTGACTTAGAGAAagctctcagacctccaccaaggaggcatcaatgctcaatacaaaaccctCAGTTCAAGCACCAATGAACGAGTCCTGATCtcaacaaacactgagactcaatacaacagccgatcaatgaaaataaacccaggTTATGCCTGGGAACTGCAGAGCTGTCAGTAAttctctgacagctctgcagTTTCCTCCTGTAGTCCAGCCAGCGAGCAGCTATCGGCTCCAGGGAATGATCAGCTGAAGTTTGATGGAGGGTCCACGGGTAGAGAGAAGGGAGCTGGAGAACAATCTAAACTATGAATAACTGACTCTGGCTCATTGCCAGGGGTTGGCATGTTATTCAGCGATCACAGTCAGGACCTCCTTCACTGGTGAGGAACGTtagatgtgcacattttctcagTGCATTAATGTTCTACAGGCCGGCTGTGGCCTGCAGGCTGCCAGTTATTGGTCACTTAAGTAGACTGTATTGGTGGAGTTACCTGATCTGGCCACTACCTTACCTAACCTTACCTTTCTTACCCCCACCCTCCACCAGTCATTACCGGGCTGCCTGGTCCAGCTCAGTCAGGTCCAAGAGTGGCAGATTCACCGGACCGGACTGCAGAAGATTCCTCACTTCATCTCCAGCTTCCAGAACCTTTTAGTTCTTGATCTGTCCCGCAATGGGGTTGTGGATATCCCCAAACAGATCGGTCGGTGCATCTtcaattacaaataaaaataaaaaacataattttatcCAAGGTATACAGATTCAGGGGCCCATTTCATGTCCTGTGTTGTGTTGAGCCTCCTGATGTCCTGGTTCTGGTCTCAGGGACGCTGACTCGGCTCAGAGAGCTCCTGCTAAGCTACAACAGAGTCCAGTTTGTTCCTGaagagctgagctgctgtgagaGTCTGGAGAGACTGGAGCTGGCCATGAACCGTGACCTAAACCAGCTACCGGACCAGGTACAAACCACTACCTCAGACAGCTTCCACACCAGGTATTAAGACAGACCTAAACCAGATTCCAAGCAGATAACTAAACCAGTTTGAGATACAGCTCCATACCACAGAACTCTTTTAAACCCAGTGTAAACATAAATCACCTTCGATGTGAACACAAACTTGAaccaacttctttttttttttaaactctttatttattggtattttcatttttccataAAGCAAATAACAACTGGACAAACAGTCAGGGTCCGGGGGTATAGTCAATACCTCCAAAGGATAAACTATCCTTTATGTGCATCACATACATTTAAGACACATAACATTGTCACATTTACAACAGAGTCACTCATTGGCCAAATAAACAGTCCATTTCTGCCATCGTTTCTCACCCAGATCTTATTGAAGTCGGATTGAGTATGTCATTTGTTCAAGGACATGTAGTTGTTTTACTATATTAACAAAGATATCACTGGTGGGGGCGTTTTCCTGGAGCCAACATTTCGTAATGGCTTTCTTACTTGCCGCCTGCAGAACCTTGAAAAGGTAATTATCTGTTCTATTTAACTGTCCATGGGAAATTTTCCGAGATAAAGAGCTGAAAATGATACATCGATGTCAAAACCCAGAACCTTTGACATAATTTTAGCCACTTCCCTCCAGAAAATCTTGATGGGAGGGCAGGACCAGAAGACATGAGTCTGGTCTGCCATGGTCTCTCCACAGTCTCTCCAGCAGGCCAGTTGTGTTCCAGTTTGTTTAGACTTCTGCTTGGgagttgtaaaaaaacgaaTTAAACTTTTCCAACAGAAGTCCCTCCAGAT
This DNA window, taken from Chelmon rostratus isolate fCheRos1 chromosome 4, fCheRos1.pri, whole genome shotgun sequence, encodes the following:
- the lrrc39 gene encoding leucine-rich repeat-containing protein 39 — protein: MVGVVAGGSVSSIKALWETRIRRIQEEQKEEEEQRKRMARGGATGSVGVWEDRAALARLKQKLQTVDGRLILRIEQEEWKSLPGCLVQLSQVQEWQIHRTGLQKIPHFISSFQNLLVLDLSRNGVVDIPKQIGTLTRLRELLLSYNRVQFVPEELSCCESLERLELAMNRDLNQLPDQLRNLKKLQHLDLSMNDFTCMPDCVVGLPALEWLDMGGNRLEHLPEDIHRMEQLHTLWLQRNQLEKLPDNISRMASLDTLVLSSNRLRDIPPLMEDMSNLRFVNFRDNPLTLDVTLPCRNTTTEDGEDEDDREMFGREFMQMYIQESRKRAYAVLNMHCVNQPSDDSSD